One window of Pseudobacteriovorax antillogorgiicola genomic DNA carries:
- a CDS encoding transposase codes for MSVPSFISDFMSIFSECASKPSMTRLCELLTARILAIGKSTISNLARVYGLDPYACPWHHVFSRYSISLWPFSLTLIRLIISTFSISRNVILAIDDTTCLHKGPKVFGRAKHRDGVRSSHGTLVPLMGHKWVVLSIVVRIPGTFRQWALPIAVGLCRSSEFAKSQKKRHKTPAHIGRLLVAKIKRSFPKINFIIVGDQGFGQHQSAKDFSKPGLTLVSKFYPDAVLRGLPQPKKKGQPGRQQTMGARLPKPSEVVNLTENFSKATVSWYGGGERDVEFIANEGFWYRQGKGVVKVKWVFVRDITGTHRDEYLYTTDTNLSPEEVISLFTSRWAIETTFQECKGQLKIESTRVWSERSTLSLIPLIFGMYSMVVLITKDKVTNSTRFPISWPGKKGPTFSDMILILRRNTWEAYLNINTQMDQGTYAIRSSEIRKIIGALCQSG; via the coding sequence ATGTCTGTACCATCTTTCATTAGCGATTTCATGTCGATTTTTTCAGAGTGTGCCTCTAAGCCCTCTATGACAAGGCTTTGCGAGCTTCTTACTGCCAGAATTCTCGCTATTGGAAAAAGTACTATAAGTAATTTAGCAAGAGTCTATGGACTGGATCCCTATGCTTGCCCTTGGCATCACGTATTTTCTAGATATTCTATCTCCCTGTGGCCATTTTCACTCACCTTGATTCGCCTGATTATAAGTACTTTTTCAATTAGCAGAAACGTCATTTTAGCTATTGACGATACCACTTGCCTTCATAAAGGTCCCAAAGTTTTTGGTCGTGCTAAACATAGGGATGGAGTCAGGTCCTCTCATGGTACTTTAGTTCCTCTTATGGGGCATAAGTGGGTGGTACTTTCCATAGTTGTGAGAATACCTGGAACCTTTCGTCAATGGGCGTTGCCTATTGCTGTCGGTTTGTGTCGTTCTTCGGAGTTTGCGAAGTCACAGAAAAAGAGACATAAAACACCTGCACACATTGGAAGACTTTTGGTAGCTAAAATCAAAAGAAGTTTTCCAAAGATCAATTTCATCATAGTTGGCGATCAAGGCTTCGGACAGCACCAATCCGCTAAAGATTTCTCGAAGCCAGGACTCACGTTAGTAAGTAAGTTCTATCCAGACGCTGTCCTTAGGGGCTTGCCGCAACCCAAAAAGAAAGGGCAGCCAGGGCGACAGCAAACCATGGGAGCAAGACTCCCGAAACCTAGCGAAGTAGTAAATTTAACGGAAAACTTTAGTAAAGCAACAGTATCTTGGTATGGAGGAGGTGAGCGAGACGTCGAGTTTATAGCTAACGAAGGGTTTTGGTATAGACAAGGAAAGGGAGTGGTAAAAGTCAAATGGGTGTTTGTCAGAGACATAACTGGAACCCATCGAGATGAGTACCTTTACACCACTGATACTAACTTAAGTCCTGAGGAAGTCATTTCTCTATTCACTAGCAGGTGGGCCATAGAAACTACATTCCAAGAATGCAAAGGACAGCTTAAGATCGAGTCAACACGGGTATGGTCTGAAAGGTCCACGTTATCACTTATTCCTCTTATTTTCGGTATGTATTCAATGGTGGTACTGATAACAAAGGACAAGGTGACAAACTCCACTAGGTTCCCAATAAGTTGGCCAGGGAAAAAAGGGCCTACTTTTTCAGATATGATCCTTATATTGAGGAGAAACACCTGGGAGGCGTATTTAAATATCAACACCCAGATGGATCAAGGGACGTACGCAATTAGATCTTCTGAAATTAGAAAAATCATAGGAGCCTTGTGTCAGAGCGGGTAG
- a CDS encoding aminotransferase class III-fold pyridoxal phosphate-dependent enzyme, whose product MARNQELIDQLRTIFQDAAGADTQQWHQDDSFLALGLDSLLMTQVAATLKKTFKVKVGLRVLMESHDSLEKLGDFIAQRMPHDVRPTIKTQDSAKTPQLLEPNIGSTNRNSSNLIMAQIALMKQQLELLSTTPSNSPAPGPIMGETKMSTFRSAPTMKSPSKKSENFGAMAKIKRERFSLENQQKHAIQTFTEKYNKKTFKSKAFCQTHRQAYADPRVVTGFSPVLKELIYPIVTKQAQGARIWDLDDNSYIDYTCGFGSMFLGYQADFIQTALQQELSHGFAIGPQSHLAGEVANLFLELTGHERVSFANTGSEAVLGAIRIARTVTAKDKIVVFEGAYHGINDDVIVRGRYDKPIPGAPGISEAAVSQTIVLPYGEAESLEYIRQHGQDIAAVLVEPVQSRRPDFFPLAFLKQLRSLTRDVDSLMILDEVITGFRYTADGINGHHKIDADLVTYGKIPGGGLPIGAIAGKSSAMDTLDGGSWMFGDSSVPEVGVTYFAGTFVRHPLTLAAAKATLQHLKDAGPSLQETTAARAKVLCDGMNEIFKKHRVDFKVLRFSSQLYLKIPSHYPFGELFGAWLRYRGIHLLFGFPFFVSTAHSDSDIATTLQIMDELVAEMTNLNFLPTGG is encoded by the coding sequence ATGGCAAGAAATCAAGAGCTTATAGATCAATTACGGACCATTTTTCAGGATGCTGCCGGTGCCGATACCCAGCAGTGGCATCAAGATGATAGTTTCCTCGCCTTAGGGCTCGATTCCTTGCTAATGACACAGGTTGCAGCAACTTTGAAAAAAACCTTCAAAGTAAAGGTTGGTCTCAGAGTTCTTATGGAAAGTCACGATAGCCTAGAAAAACTGGGTGACTTCATCGCCCAACGAATGCCCCACGATGTAAGGCCAACGATTAAGACTCAAGATAGTGCAAAAACTCCTCAATTGCTTGAACCTAATATAGGCTCCACAAATCGGAACTCTAGCAACTTAATCATGGCCCAGATCGCCTTGATGAAACAGCAGCTTGAACTCCTGTCTACAACACCATCTAACAGTCCTGCACCAGGCCCCATCATGGGCGAAACAAAGATGTCCACGTTTCGCTCAGCTCCTACAATGAAGTCTCCATCGAAAAAATCGGAGAACTTTGGAGCTATGGCCAAGATCAAGCGGGAACGATTTAGTTTAGAGAACCAGCAAAAGCATGCCATTCAAACTTTTACAGAAAAATACAACAAAAAAACATTTAAATCGAAAGCCTTTTGCCAAACCCATCGTCAAGCCTACGCAGACCCACGGGTTGTCACTGGCTTTTCACCAGTATTAAAAGAGCTCATTTACCCCATCGTTACCAAGCAAGCTCAGGGTGCGAGAATCTGGGACCTTGATGATAATAGCTACATCGATTACACCTGCGGCTTTGGAAGTATGTTTCTTGGTTATCAGGCCGATTTCATCCAGACTGCCCTTCAACAAGAATTGAGCCATGGTTTTGCAATTGGCCCCCAGTCCCATCTAGCAGGTGAGGTTGCCAATCTATTCTTGGAGCTCACAGGCCACGAGCGCGTGAGTTTTGCGAACACTGGTTCGGAAGCCGTTCTTGGTGCCATTCGAATAGCAAGGACAGTTACAGCAAAAGACAAGATCGTTGTCTTTGAAGGTGCCTACCATGGGATTAATGATGATGTAATCGTCCGTGGTCGATACGATAAGCCTATTCCTGGAGCCCCTGGAATCTCCGAAGCAGCGGTGAGCCAAACCATTGTCTTACCATATGGAGAAGCCGAAAGTTTAGAATATATCCGTCAGCACGGGCAAGATATTGCCGCTGTTTTAGTAGAACCAGTTCAAAGTCGACGACCAGACTTTTTTCCCTTGGCATTTTTGAAACAGCTTCGCAGTCTCACTAGGGACGTCGATAGTCTTATGATCCTTGATGAGGTCATCACAGGATTTCGATACACTGCTGACGGTATCAATGGCCATCACAAGATTGACGCTGATCTCGTCACTTATGGGAAGATTCCTGGCGGAGGATTGCCGATCGGCGCTATAGCTGGCAAAAGCTCTGCGATGGATACCCTTGATGGCGGTTCCTGGATGTTTGGAGATTCTTCAGTACCCGAGGTGGGAGTCACTTACTTCGCGGGAACATTTGTCCGTCACCCTTTAACATTAGCGGCAGCCAAAGCTACCTTGCAGCACCTCAAGGATGCCGGTCCATCACTACAGGAAACCACTGCTGCTCGTGCCAAGGTTCTATGCGATGGCATGAACGAGATTTTCAAGAAGCACCGAGTGGACTTTAAGGTATTGCGCTTTAGCTCACAGCTATACCTTAAAATACCGAGTCACTATCCTTTCGGTGAACTTTTCGGAGCTTGGCTCCGCTATCGTGGAATACACTTACTATTCGGCTTTCCATTTTTTGTATCTACTGCTCACAGCGACAGTGACATCGCAACGACTCTTCAGATCATGGATGAGCTTGTTGCTGAGATGACCAATCTGAACTTCCTTCCCACAGGAGGCTGA